Proteins encoded together in one Oceanobacillus iheyensis HTE831 window:
- a CDS encoding DUF2188 domain-containing protein has product MVWTMQDYPSSMKNLDKATRKKAIDIANSMIDDGYKEGQAIPIAIEQAKEWKQHASQSEINTYQSQGSPTKRSEEGKQSTSNPERLEEGEEVYKHDDGWAVASVGSDRASEVFSVKKEAIARAVEIARNKGTSLTIYKEDGTKEEKRSYAE; this is encoded by the coding sequence ATGGTGTGGACAATGCAAGATTATCCCAGTTCTATGAAAAATCTGGATAAAGCGACAAGAAAAAAGGCAATTGATATTGCTAATTCTATGATTGATGATGGTTATAAGGAAGGTCAAGCAATTCCAATAGCGATTGAACAAGCGAAAGAGTGGAAGCAACATGCATCTCAAAGTGAAATTAACACTTACCAAAGCCAGGGTAGTCCAACTAAGCGATCCGAAGAAGGGAAACAATCTACAAGTAATCCTGAGCGATTGGAAGAAGGGGAAGAGGTTTATAAGCATGATGATGGTTGGGCAGTAGCTTCGGTAGGTTCTGATAGAGCAAGTGAAGTATTCTCGGTAAAAAAAGAAGCCATTGCTAGAGCAGTGGAAATTGCACGGAATAAAGGCACTTCACTAACCATTTATAAAGAGGACGGTACTAAGGAAGAAAAACGGTCTTATGCTGAGTAA
- a CDS encoding ABC transporter permease: MKLWILIIITVILSFVSLFIGAIDIKVTDLLDWESDKTQTFLISRVPRLMAIILAGAGMSIAGLIMQSLSRNKFVSPTTAGTLDAAKLGILISMLFFTNVTYTQQVVFSFAFALIGTLVFMQILDRIKFKDAIFVPLIGIMYGNILSSITTFFAYEADLLQNISSWLMGSFTLVIAGRYELLYVSVPAVILAYIYANKFTVAGMGEEFAKNLGLSYKVVLNIGLVLVAIIATTVVLTVGVIPFLGLIVPNIVSLYLGDNLRKTIPHTAVMGVVFLLVCDIIGRIVVHPFEIPVNVTVAVIGSAIFLIMLFRGRAYAKK, translated from the coding sequence ATGAAGTTATGGATATTAATTATTATTACTGTAATCTTGTCATTTGTTTCTCTTTTCATAGGAGCAATTGATATCAAGGTAACGGATTTACTAGATTGGGAGTCTGATAAGACCCAAACATTCCTCATTAGTCGGGTACCTCGTTTAATGGCAATTATTTTGGCTGGTGCAGGAATGAGTATCGCAGGATTAATAATGCAATCGCTTAGTAGAAATAAATTTGTCTCACCAACTACTGCGGGTACTTTAGATGCAGCTAAACTTGGAATATTAATATCCATGTTGTTTTTTACAAATGTTACATACACACAACAAGTAGTTTTTAGTTTTGCGTTTGCCTTAATTGGAACGCTCGTCTTTATGCAAATATTAGATCGTATTAAATTTAAAGATGCAATATTTGTTCCGTTAATTGGTATCATGTATGGAAATATTTTATCTTCAATTACAACGTTTTTTGCATATGAAGCTGACCTGCTCCAAAATATATCATCTTGGTTAATGGGGAGTTTTACATTAGTCATTGCTGGTCGTTATGAGTTGTTATATGTAAGTGTTCCAGCTGTTATTTTGGCATATATATATGCGAATAAATTTACAGTTGCGGGCATGGGTGAAGAATTTGCAAAGAATTTAGGATTGAGTTATAAAGTTGTACTTAATATCGGACTTGTACTTGTCGCTATTATTGCAACAACTGTTGTACTTACTGTTGGTGTCATACCGTTTCTAGGATTAATTGTTCCAAATATTGTTTCTCTGTATTTAGGAGATAACTTAAGGAAAACAATTCCACATACAGCAGTAATGGGAGTGGTGTTCTTACTAGTATGCGATATTATAGGACGTATTGTAGTTCATCCGTTTGAGATCCCTGTAAACGTAACTGTAGCAGTTATCGGTAGTGCGATCTTCTTAATCATGTTATTTAGGGGGAGAGCATATGCGAAAAAATAG
- a CDS encoding iron chelate uptake ABC transporter family permease subunit, which produces MRKNSTKLIFLAVIGLLCILFYAFYDIKGGFDYAFPRRMNRVLAMIVTGIAISYATVIFQTVTRNRILTPSVMGIDSMYEVVQTLIYFFAGSMSMWVLNKYLNFGAALLAMVLFAFLLYRFLFRANKHPIYLLLLIGMIIGTFLGSFVTFLQVLIDPVEYLGLQSLLFANFSRVNVEILYIAVGILVISFIFGYFMLNKLDVMSLGRENSINLGIKYDRMVMQVLILSSILIATSTALVGPITFLGLIVANLAYQYLASYKHTVLILGASLISIIALVGGQFLVEHIFELRTTLSVIINFVGGIYFIYLLLKESRSSK; this is translated from the coding sequence ATGCGAAAAAATAGTACTAAGCTGATATTTTTAGCAGTAATAGGACTACTCTGTATTTTATTTTATGCTTTTTATGATATTAAGGGTGGCTTTGATTATGCTTTCCCTAGAAGAATGAATCGAGTTCTTGCAATGATAGTAACAGGTATTGCTATTTCTTATGCGACAGTTATTTTTCAAACGGTCACTCGAAATCGTATTCTAACACCATCGGTTATGGGGATAGATTCCATGTATGAAGTGGTTCAAACCTTAATCTATTTCTTTGCCGGTTCTATGTCGATGTGGGTCTTGAATAAATACTTGAATTTTGGGGCTGCATTACTCGCAATGGTTCTCTTTGCTTTCCTTTTATATCGCTTCTTATTCAGAGCAAATAAGCATCCAATATATTTATTATTATTAATAGGGATGATTATAGGAACCTTTTTAGGCAGTTTTGTAACATTCTTACAAGTGCTGATTGATCCAGTCGAATATTTAGGATTGCAATCATTATTATTTGCCAATTTTTCTAGAGTAAATGTTGAAATTTTATATATTGCTGTAGGAATACTAGTAATTTCATTTATATTTGGCTACTTTATGTTAAATAAACTAGATGTGATGTCACTAGGTCGAGAGAATTCTATCAATTTAGGTATTAAATATGATCGAATGGTGATGCAAGTATTGATTTTATCATCTATATTAATTGCCACATCAACTGCTTTAGTAGGTCCAATTACTTTCTTAGGATTAATCGTGGCGAACCTGGCTTATCAATACCTAGCATCATACAAACATACGGTATTAATTTTAGGGGCAAGTTTAATTAGTATAATCGCTCTTGTAGGTGGACAGTTTTTAGTTGAGCATATTTTTGAATTACGAACAACATTGAGTGTAATTATAAACTTTGTTGGTGGGATTTACTTTATTTACTTATTATTAAAAGAAAGTAGGTCGTCAAAATGA
- a CDS encoding iron ABC transporter ATP-binding protein, with amino-acid sequence MIEMRGLTKKFAKKKVVDDVSVTIKAGTITSFIGPNGAGKSTLLSMVSRLMDSDSGEVLLDKNEVNKWKSNEFAKRVAILRQANFINVRLTVRELVSFGRYPYSKGRLTSEDEQYVDQAIKYMNLAEMEDKFLDELSGGQKQRAFIAMVIAQDTDYILLDEPLNNLDMKHSVQIMKILRKLVDELGRTVVIVLHDINFASVYSDQIVALKDGKLIKNGPTNEIINSSALREIYDMDIPIQEQNGCRICVYFNSHTEVN; translated from the coding sequence ATGATAGAGATGAGAGGTCTGACTAAGAAATTCGCAAAAAAGAAAGTTGTTGATGATGTATCAGTAACAATAAAGGCGGGGACAATTACTTCTTTTATTGGACCGAATGGAGCTGGTAAATCTACTTTATTATCTATGGTCAGTAGATTAATGGACTCTGACTCGGGTGAAGTATTATTGGATAAGAATGAAGTCAACAAATGGAAGTCCAATGAATTTGCGAAAAGAGTTGCTATATTGCGACAAGCAAATTTTATTAATGTTCGTCTAACCGTGCGTGAATTAGTGTCATTTGGTCGTTATCCATATTCGAAAGGTCGGTTAACGAGTGAAGATGAACAATACGTGGATCAAGCAATTAAATACATGAATTTAGCTGAAATGGAAGACAAATTTCTAGATGAGTTATCTGGCGGGCAAAAACAAAGAGCATTTATTGCCATGGTTATTGCACAAGATACAGATTATATTTTACTCGATGAACCATTAAATAATTTAGATATGAAACATTCCGTACAAATCATGAAGATCTTACGGAAACTAGTTGATGAATTAGGTAGAACGGTAGTAATTGTTTTACATGATATTAACTTCGCATCTGTCTACTCGGATCAAATTGTAGCGTTGAAAGACGGGAAACTTATAAAAAATGGACCAACTAATGAAATCATAAATTCCTCTGCTTTAAGAGAAATTTATGATATGGATATACCCATTCAAGAGCAAAATGGATGTCGTATTTGCGTTTACTTTAACTCACACACAGAAGTAAATTAA
- a CDS encoding siderophore ABC transporter substrate-binding protein: MKKWQLAIALIVLALVLAACGSSDEGSASEETTDNNASEETTEENENAAYPMTVSPTVSTSESRDGTTNNFDDVEFKSMPENIVVFDYGMLDTLDALGVEGITGVAKDSTLPENLSKYESDDYTSVGTLKEPRLEEIAALEPDVIFISGRQSAFYDQLKEITPNVIFIGTQQDDYWNTFLKSVDIAAKIFDKEEEAQEYLDKYDAALAELEEVAGNYETSLVTMYNEGNLSGFATNSRFGYLYELYGFEPVTEDIESSSHGSNFGFEAILDLDPQVVFVIDRTAAVGGDSNIESDLENDIIKQTTAYENGNIIYLDGPLWYLGGGGLQSELDKIDEVLNELK; this comes from the coding sequence ATGAAGAAATGGCAATTAGCTATCGCACTTATAGTTTTAGCTTTAGTATTAGCAGCATGTGGATCATCAGATGAAGGAAGTGCATCTGAAGAAACTACTGATAATAACGCATCAGAGGAAACTACAGAAGAGAATGAAAACGCTGCATATCCGATGACGGTTTCTCCAACTGTATCTACATCAGAAAGTAGAGATGGTACTACTAATAATTTTGATGATGTTGAGTTTAAATCTATGCCAGAAAACATTGTCGTATTTGATTATGGAATGTTAGATACATTAGATGCCCTAGGAGTAGAGGGTATTACAGGGGTGGCTAAAGATTCCACACTTCCAGAAAATCTTTCTAAATATGAGTCAGATGACTACACTAGTGTCGGAACATTAAAAGAACCTCGTCTTGAAGAAATCGCTGCATTAGAACCCGATGTAATCTTTATTTCAGGACGTCAATCAGCTTTTTATGATCAATTAAAAGAGATTACTCCGAACGTCATTTTTATCGGTACACAACAAGATGACTATTGGAATACATTCTTAAAATCTGTAGATATTGCAGCGAAGATCTTCGATAAAGAAGAAGAAGCTCAAGAATACCTGGATAAATATGATGCAGCTTTAGCAGAACTAGAGGAAGTAGCTGGCAATTATGAAACAAGCCTTGTAACAATGTACAATGAAGGAAATTTATCTGGTTTTGCTACAAATTCAAGATTCGGATACCTTTATGAATTATATGGGTTTGAGCCTGTAACGGAAGATATTGAATCCTCTTCTCACGGTTCTAACTTTGGTTTTGAAGCAATTCTTGATCTCGATCCACAAGTAGTATTCGTTATTGATCGTACTGCAGCAGTTGGTGGAGATTCCAATATTGAATCTGACCTAGAGAACGATATTATTAAACAAACTACAGCATATGAGAATGGAAATATTATTTACCTAGATGGACCACTATGGTACCTAGGCGGTGGCGGATTACAATCTGAACTAGATAAGATTGATGAAGTCCTTAATGAACTAAAATAA
- a CDS encoding DsbA family oxidoreductase encodes MKIEVWSDFVCPFCYIGKRRLEKALDHFEQSNEVTIEYKSYQLDPNAKHIPGKNFYDTFSELKGMPLDQVKNMNQQVKEQASEIGLDYNFDDMKYSNTFDAHRVAKLATKQNKGKEITERFLHAYFTESELLSDHQTLIRLAEEVGLTPSEVEEVLNTEKFTNRVNEDIDIARQIGVQGVPFFVFNEKYAVSGAQPEEVFHEVLTKVWEEEKQNPVLKTIHTGNSKTSFCTDEDCGGE; translated from the coding sequence ATGAAGATAGAAGTTTGGTCTGATTTTGTATGTCCATTTTGTTATATTGGAAAAAGAAGACTAGAAAAAGCATTAGATCATTTTGAACAAAGCAATGAAGTGACAATAGAGTATAAAAGCTATCAATTGGATCCAAATGCAAAGCATATTCCAGGGAAAAATTTCTATGATACATTTTCTGAATTAAAAGGAATGCCGCTTGATCAAGTGAAAAATATGAACCAACAAGTAAAGGAACAAGCTTCTGAGATTGGCTTAGATTATAACTTTGATGATATGAAATATTCAAATACATTTGATGCCCATCGTGTTGCAAAGCTTGCAACAAAACAAAATAAAGGGAAAGAAATAACAGAACGTTTCTTGCATGCTTATTTTACAGAATCAGAATTACTCAGTGATCACCAGACTTTAATAAGATTAGCTGAAGAAGTGGGATTAACACCTTCCGAAGTGGAAGAAGTGTTGAATACCGAAAAATTTACTAATCGAGTGAATGAAGATATTGATATAGCAAGACAAATTGGAGTCCAAGGGGTGCCTTTCTTCGTATTTAATGAAAAGTATGCAGTGTCCGGAGCACAGCCTGAAGAAGTATTTCATGAAGTACTTACCAAAGTGTGGGAAGAAGAGAAACAAAATCCCGTATTGAAGACAATCCACACTGGGAATAGTAAAACTTCTTTTTGTACAGATGAAGACTGTGGAGGGGAATAA
- a CDS encoding SurA N-terminal domain-containing protein, with protein sequence MKKWTLLIILSLTMFLVACSDDEEASNEQANQDENQEQQDQQGQQQEPLEITDEEVVDKKESVVVVNGTEVNGTTYNAAYSLVKSMMHQSGQDTSDLEALKDQTVDFLVEQELMLQEANNAGIEVTDKELEEELKAYKESANEGQFTTMLEQLNMTEENFKHQLRYDLTTMEYVEQEFEVEVTDKEVEELYNQMTEQSEGEAQELSEVEDQIRAQIEQQKQQQQYAQKVEELKESAEIDKKI encoded by the coding sequence ATGAAAAAATGGACGCTATTGATAATATTAAGTTTAACCATGTTCCTAGTAGCATGTAGTGACGATGAAGAAGCAAGTAATGAACAAGCTAATCAAGATGAAAATCAAGAGCAACAAGATCAACAAGGTCAACAACAGGAACCTTTAGAAATTACAGATGAAGAAGTGGTTGATAAGAAAGAATCTGTTGTAGTTGTAAATGGTACAGAAGTAAATGGAACTACGTATAACGCTGCGTATTCTCTTGTAAAATCAATGATGCATCAATCTGGACAAGATACAAGTGATTTAGAAGCATTAAAGGATCAAACGGTTGATTTTCTTGTTGAACAAGAACTAATGCTTCAAGAAGCGAATAACGCTGGAATTGAAGTGACAGATAAAGAATTAGAAGAAGAATTAAAAGCTTATAAAGAAAGTGCAAATGAAGGACAATTTACTACGATGCTAGAGCAGTTAAACATGACAGAAGAAAACTTCAAGCATCAATTAAGATATGATTTAACTACGATGGAATATGTAGAACAAGAATTTGAAGTAGAAGTAACAGATAAAGAAGTAGAAGAACTATACAATCAAATGACAGAGCAAAGTGAAGGTGAAGCTCAAGAACTTTCTGAAGTGGAAGATCAAATCAGAGCTCAAATCGAACAACAAAAACAACAGCAACAATATGCTCAAAAAGTAGAAGAACTTAAAGAATCTGCAGAAATTGATAAAAAGATATAA
- the hisC gene encoding histidinol-phosphate transaminase codes for MSKFWSSLAKQVDPYIPGEQLNDDTIIKLNTNENPYPPSNQVIQAIDEASKNLRLYPSPTVDELRSEIGEMYGLSQDHIFIGNGSDEVLAFSFMSFFEPGNRIKYPEITYSFYPVYAKLFNISTDVIPLNDDYTIPVEHFYNSEGGVIFPNPNAPTGIFLEIDQIKRILENNPNQVVIIDEAYIDFALESAVTLVEAFPNLLVIQTMSKSRSLAGLRIGFAIGNPELIIGLERIKNSFNSYTVDRLAIAGAIEAIRDKDYFLQTTTKIIESRSYLKEQLETRHFDILPSQANFLLVSHKEVNAEVLYQELKKQGILVRYFQKPGLENFLRISIGTPAQIEKLLKKIDHIIKPSP; via the coding sequence GTGAGTAAATTCTGGAGCTCCTTAGCTAAACAAGTAGATCCATACATTCCTGGAGAACAATTGAATGATGATACGATTATTAAACTAAATACAAATGAAAATCCGTATCCCCCGTCTAACCAGGTAATTCAGGCTATAGACGAGGCATCAAAGAATTTGAGGTTATACCCCTCTCCAACTGTTGATGAATTACGAAGCGAAATTGGAGAAATGTATGGGCTAAGTCAAGATCATATATTCATTGGAAATGGATCCGACGAGGTGCTTGCTTTCAGTTTCATGTCATTCTTTGAACCGGGAAATAGGATTAAATATCCGGAAATCACTTATAGTTTCTACCCAGTTTATGCTAAGTTATTTAATATATCTACGGATGTAATTCCGTTAAATGACGACTATACAATACCTGTAGAACATTTTTATAATTCAGAAGGTGGAGTGATTTTCCCTAATCCTAATGCTCCGACTGGTATTTTCTTAGAGATAGACCAAATTAAACGCATACTTGAAAATAATCCTAACCAAGTGGTGATTATTGATGAAGCATATATCGATTTCGCATTGGAAAGTGCAGTAACATTAGTCGAAGCATTTCCAAATTTGCTTGTTATTCAAACCATGTCAAAGTCTCGATCACTAGCAGGGCTGCGTATTGGATTTGCTATCGGTAATCCTGAATTAATAATTGGATTAGAAAGAATAAAAAATTCATTTAATTCTTATACCGTTGATCGATTAGCTATTGCAGGTGCTATAGAGGCAATAAGAGATAAGGATTATTTCCTGCAAACTACTACTAAAATTATTGAATCTAGATCCTATTTAAAAGAGCAATTAGAAACTAGACATTTTGATATTCTCCCATCCCAAGCTAATTTCTTGCTTGTATCTCATAAAGAGGTAAATGCTGAAGTGTTATATCAAGAGTTAAAAAAACAAGGAATTCTTGTAAGGTATTTTCAAAAACCTGGACTAGAAAATTTCTTGCGTATTTCAATTGGAACACCAGCACAAATAGAAAAACTCTTAAAGAAAATTGACCACATAATAAAACCATCGCCATAA
- the hisIE gene encoding bifunctional phosphoribosyl-AMP cyclohydrolase/phosphoribosyl-ATP diphosphatase HisIE: MTKSISIEHLQFDEKGLIPAIVQDHQSGQVLTLAYMNSDSITKTIETNETWFYSRKRQELWNKGATSGNKQTVKQISFDCDADAVLVLVDAQGPACHTGEESCFYEDLYKNDVALLQIIPQVSAKIKERHEHPVEGAYTSYLFEKGVDKILKKIGEEATEVVIAAKNEDKQELTSELSDLLYHSLVLMEQQGVTLEDIKKELYKRHVEKEGQQRE, encoded by the coding sequence ATGACCAAATCAATCTCCATTGAACATTTACAATTTGACGAGAAAGGATTAATACCAGCAATTGTGCAGGATCATCAATCTGGCCAAGTATTAACCTTGGCTTATATGAATAGCGATTCTATCACCAAAACAATCGAAACAAACGAAACCTGGTTTTACTCTAGAAAAAGACAGGAGCTTTGGAATAAAGGGGCTACCTCAGGTAATAAGCAGACAGTAAAACAAATATCCTTTGATTGTGATGCAGATGCGGTTCTTGTCCTTGTAGATGCACAAGGTCCAGCATGTCATACAGGAGAAGAAAGCTGCTTTTATGAAGATTTGTATAAAAATGATGTTGCGTTGCTGCAAATTATTCCGCAAGTGTCAGCTAAAATTAAGGAACGTCATGAACATCCAGTTGAAGGTGCATACACCTCTTATTTATTTGAAAAAGGAGTAGATAAGATATTAAAGAAAATCGGGGAAGAAGCTACGGAAGTTGTTATAGCTGCTAAAAACGAAGATAAGCAAGAATTAACAAGCGAGTTATCAGATCTTCTGTATCACTCACTAGTACTCATGGAACAACAAGGAGTTACGTTAGAGGATATCAAAAAAGAGCTATATAAACGTCACGTCGAGAAAGAAGGCCAACAACGTGAGTAA
- the hisF gene encoding imidazole glycerol phosphate synthase subunit HisF — MLAKRIIPCLDVDNGRVVKGKKFLDIQDVADPVELAKRYNDEGADELVFYDITASNEQRGIFLDVVEKVAKEIAIPFMVGGGIRTTKDIHQVLRSGADKVSINSAAVQRPELIFESAQKFGSQCTVLSIDAKEIAVGKWNVFINGGRKDTGIDAIEWAKKGESYGAGEIVVNAMDADGEKNGYNLPLTTAIATAVNIPVIASGGAGNIQHFKDVLSHEIDAALAASVFHYDEIKIPALKTYLNEQEISVRRNSK, encoded by the coding sequence ATGCTCGCTAAACGAATTATTCCTTGCCTCGATGTTGATAACGGGCGAGTAGTTAAGGGAAAGAAATTCTTAGATATCCAAGATGTTGCTGATCCGGTTGAATTAGCAAAACGCTATAATGATGAAGGTGCTGATGAACTTGTCTTCTATGATATTACGGCTTCCAATGAGCAGCGGGGAATATTTTTAGATGTTGTTGAAAAGGTAGCAAAAGAAATCGCTATCCCTTTTATGGTAGGTGGAGGAATCCGTACAACTAAAGATATCCATCAAGTTCTTCGGTCTGGAGCTGATAAAGTATCAATAAACAGTGCGGCTGTTCAACGTCCTGAGCTTATTTTCGAATCAGCACAAAAATTCGGAAGCCAGTGTACGGTCCTATCTATTGATGCAAAAGAGATCGCAGTTGGAAAGTGGAATGTTTTTATCAATGGAGGGAGAAAGGATACTGGAATTGATGCTATTGAATGGGCGAAAAAAGGTGAATCTTATGGTGCTGGTGAAATCGTGGTAAATGCTATGGATGCAGATGGAGAAAAAAATGGCTATAATCTCCCCTTAACAACAGCTATAGCAACAGCAGTTAATATACCAGTAATCGCTAGTGGCGGAGCTGGAAATATCCAACATTTCAAAGATGTACTTTCACATGAAATAGATGCCGCCCTAGCAGCTTCTGTTTTTCACTATGATGAAATTAAGATACCTGCACTTAAAACCTATTTGAACGAACAGGAAATTTCAGTAAGGAGGAATTCGAAATGA
- the hisA gene encoding 1-(5-phosphoribosyl)-5-[(5-phosphoribosylamino)methylideneamino]imidazole-4-carboxamide isomerase: MIIFPAIDIRNGKCVRLRQGDYNQETIYSNSPVEMAKEWEASGAEYLHTVDLDGAKSGESNNINIIQDVAQALSIPIQVGGGIRSLEVIDKYIQAGVSRVILGTAAITDSVFLQTAVESYAEKIAVSIDARNGFIATDGWTKNSTVEAIPFIKQLESIGVKTIIYTDILKDGMMSGPNFQELDAVQQATTMNIIASGGVTTEKDVQQLKTMNLYGAIIGKALYDGSIKLQDILEGEMDAR; this comes from the coding sequence ATGATTATCTTTCCAGCAATTGATATACGAAACGGGAAATGCGTACGTTTAAGGCAAGGTGACTATAATCAAGAAACTATATATAGCAACTCTCCTGTAGAAATGGCGAAAGAATGGGAAGCTTCCGGTGCTGAGTATTTACACACTGTTGACTTGGACGGAGCAAAGTCAGGAGAATCGAATAACATTAACATTATTCAAGATGTTGCTCAAGCACTCTCTATTCCGATTCAAGTAGGAGGCGGAATCCGGTCCCTCGAAGTCATTGATAAGTATATCCAAGCAGGTGTAAGCCGAGTGATTCTTGGAACAGCAGCAATAACAGATTCGGTCTTTTTACAAACCGCCGTTGAAAGTTACGCTGAGAAAATTGCAGTATCGATTGATGCGAGAAATGGTTTTATTGCAACGGATGGCTGGACAAAGAATAGTACGGTAGAAGCAATCCCTTTTATCAAACAGTTAGAATCAATCGGAGTAAAAACCATTATTTATACGGATATCTTAAAAGACGGCATGATGAGTGGCCCTAACTTCCAAGAACTAGATGCAGTTCAACAAGCTACGACCATGAACATTATTGCTTCTGGGGGAGTTACTACAGAAAAAGATGTTCAACAACTTAAAACGATGAATCTTTATGGTGCAATTATCGGAAAAGCACTTTACGACGGTTCCATAAAACTACAAGATATATTGGAAGGTGAAATGGATGCTCGCTAA
- the hisH gene encoding imidazole glycerol phosphate synthase subunit HisH — protein sequence MIAIIDYGAGNIKSLQFALDKLNKHSIVTTEAAEIKQADSIILPGVGAFKDAMEAIRQLQLDSVIQEEAQKGKPILGICLGMQLFYEQSLENGDWEGLGLLKGSIKRISGEVKVPHMGWNTLDIQQASPLFDSKLENPYVYFVHSYAVSSFEENTLLASSQYGQLIPAIVQKGNITGMQFHPEKSGEFGIELLKRYEEMIR from the coding sequence TTGATTGCAATTATTGATTATGGCGCTGGAAATATAAAAAGTCTTCAATTTGCATTAGATAAATTGAATAAACATTCCATTGTTACAACAGAAGCAGCAGAAATCAAACAAGCAGATTCAATTATTTTACCTGGTGTCGGAGCATTCAAAGATGCAATGGAAGCAATCCGTCAGCTTCAATTAGATTCCGTTATACAAGAGGAAGCGCAAAAAGGAAAACCAATATTAGGGATTTGCCTAGGTATGCAACTCTTTTATGAACAAAGCCTTGAAAACGGAGATTGGGAAGGATTAGGACTGCTAAAAGGATCCATTAAACGAATCTCTGGTGAAGTTAAAGTACCACATATGGGTTGGAATACATTAGACATTCAACAAGCTTCGCCACTATTTGATTCTAAGTTAGAAAATCCTTATGTCTATTTCGTTCACTCCTATGCAGTTTCTTCTTTCGAGGAGAATACTTTACTTGCTAGTTCTCAATATGGACAGCTAATTCCAGCTATCGTTCAAAAAGGGAATATAACCGGTATGCAATTTCATCCAGAGAAGAGCGGCGAGTTTGGAATTGAATTACTAAAAAGATATGAGGAGATGATTAGATGA
- the hisB gene encoding imidazoleglycerol-phosphate dehydratase HisB, translating into MRKASLSRKTNETSVHLTLELDGEGTSTIETGIGFFDHMLTLLAKHGGINLDLSCDGDLEVDQHHTVEDIGIVLGQTLREALGNKEGITRYANVMSPMDEALSSIAFDISGRSYLVYNVEGLKEKVGTFDTELVQEFFQAFASNAQVTLHINLLYGVNSHHIIESIFKGFGRVIRQGCSIDLNQKGIPSTKGSL; encoded by the coding sequence ATGCGTAAAGCATCTTTAAGCAGAAAAACCAATGAGACATCTGTTCATTTAACTCTAGAATTAGATGGAGAAGGAACATCTACTATCGAAACAGGAATAGGTTTCTTTGATCATATGCTAACCCTTTTAGCGAAACACGGTGGTATAAATTTAGACTTATCATGCGACGGAGATTTAGAAGTAGATCAGCATCACACTGTAGAAGATATTGGTATTGTACTCGGTCAAACACTTCGTGAAGCTTTAGGGAATAAAGAAGGAATTACCCGCTATGCCAATGTCATGAGCCCGATGGATGAAGCATTATCTTCGATTGCATTCGATATAAGTGGACGTTCTTACCTCGTTTACAACGTAGAAGGATTAAAAGAAAAAGTAGGTACCTTTGATACAGAGTTAGTTCAGGAATTTTTTCAAGCTTTTGCAAGCAACGCTCAAGTAACACTCCATATTAATCTTTTATACGGAGTTAATTCTCATCATATTATTGAATCGATATTTAAAGGATTCGGGCGTGTGATCCGTCAAGGTTGTTCCATCGACCTAAACCAAAAAGGAATACCTTCAACAAAAGGAAGTTTATAG